DNA sequence from the Ornithorhynchus anatinus isolate Pmale09 chromosome X4, mOrnAna1.pri.v4, whole genome shotgun sequence genome:
GTATTACAGGAATATAGCACATTCAGCAAACCTTTACTTGATATTTGGGATTTTCatatgctctgaatacagtaagcactcaataaagatcattTATTGTTTGATTGGCAGAATCCTCACAAAGCAATCTCTGAAAGGCATTTCTAAAGCTGCATCTCTCAAATGAGTTTAAGTATTAGAAGTCCCCACATGCTActataccttccctgcccaactcTGATACATACCTTTGATGAGATTCTGAGTCATATTAACAGACAATAGTCTGTAAGTGATCCTTTTCTTCATCAGAGCTTCCTTCAAATGTTAGAGGATGCACTTAGTGTTAGTATCTTTCAGCACTCACACTCAAGCTATTGGTAAATCCtactggtttttcctccacatttccctgctttccctcttcctctccatcccaagtcACCACTCTGATGCATCTCATAAGAGCCTTCTTGTTTTTCTCCAGACTTTTTCCTCATCCCACTGTACAATaagctgctgcctggatcacctctccacttctcaaaatcctCTGGTTGCTAAATCTATATTCCATCACATCAATAAAAAACTCTGTACCATTGGTTTGAAGGCTTTTGCCAGCTCTCTTCTCCAGGTTACACTCTGCGCTCTTCCCAAATTCAataactgtaccttgctcttgatTCTTCCACCTACTACCCCTTACTCATACTATTCCCCCCGACTGGAACGCTCCTTCTTCAAGTCTTATAGGTCATATATTTTCCTACCTGCAAAGCCCCCCCGCCAATTCCATCTCCTTCAGAAACCTTCgcctgattaatttccaacacCTCAAGCCATGTCAACCGAATAACCTCCCTCGACACGCATGAGTTTGAGCACATTCTCAGCACTTCTGCAGTATATTCAACCATTTATTCATCCAATTCTTCCTGTCATATTCTTGCTACCATCtgtcatccagtgcttagaacagtgcttggcacatagtaggcacttaacaaatgtcatcattattatgttaacGTTCTTTCTGCTGCtcacactatttgtaaataatctaTGTTTACCTATCTTCCTCCTTTAAGGCAGAGACCATATCTTTTGCTTcttgtgtactcttccaaggatttaATTCTGCCTATAGTAGGAGTTCTATGAATACTATGTGTTGATGGATCAGATGATTAAGGGGAACAGAAATTTGAAACTTGAATCATTTGAAATATTGAAAACTGAAAAGtgctctctttcttctttctctttcctcaatcccccccacccacagggagctcagcaGAAGGATTCTTCTGATTCTAATGGATAATAAAGACAATGAACACCACTGAGATTTCTTTTGGGGTGATAATTCTGTTACAGATCAGCATTGGGGTCTCAGTGaatgttttcctcctcctgttttactGCCACATGATTTCTGCCAGCCACAAGCCCAGCTCCTCAGATTTGATTCTTACCCAGTTAACCTTGGCTAACACCATACTTCTGCTCACCAGGGGAATCCCAGAGACCATGTTAACTTGGGGACTGAGAAATTTCCTAGATGACATTGGATGTAAACTCCTCATGTACCTTTATCGAGTGGCCCGTAGCCTCGgaatctgcaccacctgcctcctgagcatcttccaagccatcaccatcagtcccagcacctcctggtgggcaggactCAAAGCTAAATTACCAAAGTGCATCTTTCCCTCCTGTgttctctcctggatcctcaaTATGTTAATTGATATTGAAGGTCTCATAGATATTAGAGGCCCCCAGAACAGTAGCAGTATTCAAATAATATTGGATCTCAAATATTGCTCAAAGGTTCATATAAGTGCAGTAACCACCCTAATAATTGCTGTTGTGCTCACCTTCCGGGACTTATTCTTTGTGGGCCTAATGAGcatggccagtggctacatggtgtttgtcctccACAGACACCACCAGAGAGTCCAGCACCTCCATGGACCAAGTCACTCTTCTAGAGTGATGCCAGAGGTCAGAGCAGCCAAAAGAATCATTGCTCTCGCCACCCTCTATATTCTCCTTTATGGACGGCAGTCAATCATGCTGAGCATAATAATGAACATGAAAAAGAATTCTCCACTGTTAATGAACAGTCACGTGGTGTTGGGATTCACCTTCTCAGCCATGAGTCCGTTCCTCATGATTTACAGTGACAGAAGAATGAGACGGTTCTGGAAAAAAGAATCTCCTGTTCCCAGCACAGATCCCTCATAAGGTCCAGGAAAGCTATTGGCTCTTCTCACTGAGGTAAAGTCATTAGACTTTCTGGTTTGGGCATCACTGATCCAGTGTCAGATGCTCTGTGTCACATCACCACAGGATTAAGACAGGACCAGATAAAGACTTCCAAGAAAGTGTCACAAATAACACTTTGTGACAGAGAATGTTGGTTACAGATTTTGATAAATTATTTTTTACCCAATTTGGGAACAATTCTGTAAATCccatctccatttacactccctccctggGCACCCTAGATGTTTCCCAAAGCTTACCCTGGTGGCCCTCCACAGGAAGTATCTTCTTCTTCCCATGGCACCCCAGCCCTTCATCAGTAGCCCCTTTGTTTCCCTCCCATTCCCTGACTGTGCCATTAATGGCTCATAGCAAAGATGTCCACGTTCATTTAGAGAATTAGAACCTAAGCTAAGAAAAGTTTGGGATACAGGTCATCAGTGAGTACTAAAGAAGGAGCTGGAGAAGTCCCCCAAAAGTGTGAGTTTAGGGAGGATGAGGGACAGGGCAAAAAGACTAgggaagtcagtcaattgtatttattgagcacttattgtgtgcaaggcactgtactaaacacttgggagaatgcaatataacactaTACATATTATGAGCCCTGACTGAGATGCTTGCTCTGTCAGGCCTCCCCAGGCTGCTAAACATTTACCTCACCCAGATTCATGCTCCCCTTGGACTAGATCCTTGGATGCACCTCAACCAGATTTCTAATCCTCTGGGGCGAGATTCACCTCCCCCAGATTTCTGGCCCCTGGGATGAGATCTGTAGATTCACACCCTCCACTAGGCAGCCCTAATTAATGGGGAGTGCCTACTGGGTTAGGCACTCAGTGATAAATTCACAGTGAAACCAAACCCACCACTTTATACAGCAGAAAGCTTTATTCCATATTTCATCTAATTAAAAAAGGGGTAGTTGCCTATaagcacacattcacacacacagatTATGACAAATTAGCTACCCATACAACTGGTTTCCCCAGGTTTGTACAGATGGTCCCATGTCAGAGGAGTTCAAGGAATCCAGATGCCCGCAGCATGTTTTCCTGAGCTTTCACCGTGACTGTAGTAGGCATCTCAGTGCATTTCAAAGATGGTTTTTGCCATGGCCCAGGGgccatctctttccctttttatCAGTGTTTCAGGGTAGTTGCAGTGGGGAGTCCTTATTCGCTGCTCCTATAGCCTGCTGTCTCAAACTCATTTCCAGGTGAAGCCAGGTGGAAAGGCTACTCCTCCCCTAGTGGGCATGTCCGGCAGTCTTTCTCCTGCCCTACAGCAGGGAAATTCAATCCCTTCTCAAACTCCTCTGCaagacaaattatttatttatatgtcaatttatttatactaatgtctatctccccctctagactgtgagcttgttgtgtgcagaagatgtctgttgttatattgtattctctcaagcacttaggacagtgctttgcacacagtaagtgctcaataaatacaactgaatgaatgaatgacaattccATTTCTCCTCAGCAATTCAAATACTCCTTAAACTTCTCAGCAAGATAATTCAGTTTCCTCTCCAATTCCTCCTTTGACTTTGTTGCTAACGGGGTCAGAGAACAGTGTCTCAGGACATGGCTTCTGTGTTGCAAGATGGAGTCCTTCTTGATCACGACagtacagacacatttcctgcttacaatgagattacactctagagggggaggcagacattaatttaataaattaattatgaatatgcacata
Encoded proteins:
- the ORNANAV1R3130 gene encoding vomeronasal 1 receptor ornAnaV1R3130, translating into MNTTEISFGVIILLQISIGVSVNVFLLLFYCHMISASHKPSSSDLILTQLTLANTILLLTRGIPETMLTWGLRNFLDDIGCKLLMYLYRVARSLGICTTCLLSIFQAITISPSTSWWAGLKAKLPKCIFPSCVLSWILNMLIDIEGLIDIRGPQNSSSIQIILDLKYCSKVHISAVTTLIIAVVLTFRDLFFVGLMSMASGYMVFVLHRHHQRVQHLHGPSHSSRVMPEVRAAKRIIALATLYILLYGRQSIMLSIIMNMKKNSPLLMNSHVVLGFTFSAMSPFLMIYSDRRMRRFWKKESPVPSTDPS